A section of the Verrucomicrobium sp. GAS474 genome encodes:
- a CDS encoding metallophosphoesterase: protein MKDSRSIPAVTYAVGDIHGRLDLLTALLGVIVSHRHTIKGASKLIFLGDYIDRGADSKGVVDLMRSGKLATDFDEVIILKGNHEWILWEILRNGKEAESWLYRNGGVATLKSYGLAPEERDQFPDDHLRFLNGLPLYHSDGVRLFTHAGPPNDAKIEAIPEKELLRFRGRVQDVDGRLVVHGHNYVLRKPLVTQNAINIDTAAHETDQLTCAVFLDDSREATFIATPGDETKIARREKMNALLALSAL from the coding sequence GTGAAAGACTCTCGGTCAATTCCCGCCGTTACTTACGCCGTGGGAGATATTCATGGGCGGCTGGATCTTCTTACGGCTCTTTTAGGAGTGATCGTCAGCCATCGGCATACGATCAAGGGCGCCTCCAAGCTTATCTTTCTAGGCGACTACATCGATAGGGGAGCCGATTCAAAAGGCGTCGTGGATCTTATGCGCTCCGGGAAGCTTGCCACCGACTTCGACGAAGTGATCATTCTTAAAGGGAACCACGAATGGATTCTGTGGGAAATTCTTCGCAATGGGAAAGAGGCCGAGTCGTGGCTCTATCGAAACGGGGGCGTTGCTACCCTGAAAAGCTACGGCCTTGCCCCTGAGGAAAGAGATCAGTTTCCTGATGATCACCTGCGGTTCCTGAACGGGCTTCCTCTTTACCATAGTGATGGAGTCCGTCTCTTTACCCACGCCGGGCCGCCGAACGACGCAAAAATCGAGGCGATCCCTGAAAAGGAGCTTCTTCGTTTTCGGGGGAGAGTTCAGGACGTGGATGGGCGACTGGTCGTCCATGGGCACAATTACGTTCTTCGTAAGCCTTTGGTGACTCAAAACGCGATCAATATCGACACCGCCGCGCACGAAACGGATCAGTTGACCTGCGCTGTCTTTTTAGACGACTCCAGAGAGGCGACCTTTATTGCGACGCCGGGTGACGAAACCAAAATTGCCAGAAGAGAAAAGATGAACGCTCTCTTGGCGCTTTCGGCCCTGTAA
- a CDS encoding multidrug efflux RND transporter permease subunit, with product MNFSRFFIDRPIFAGVVSFLIFLGGLISAFQLPISEYPEVVPATVVITAQFPGANPKTIAETVSTPIEEQVNGVEGMLYMYSQAASDGTVSITVTFKLGTDPDLAQQRVQSRVNQALPRLPETTQRLGVVTAKSSPDLTMGVNMVSPKGRYDILYLRNYAVLNVKDQLAKIQGIGRIQMLGGGEYAMRVWLDPEKIAERGLTANEVVAAIRSQNVDASAGIVGGPPYDKGVEIQLPANVQGRLQTPEEFGQMIVRRGGGSITRLRDVARVEIDAAEYGLRSQLDGKESIALVIFALPGANALDISNQVRAKMAELKKNFPDDVDYSIVYDPTNFVRASIKAVLHTLVEALIMVVIVVILFLQNWRASVIPLLAVPVSIIGTFAVMHFFGGSINALSLFGLVLAIGIVVDDAIVVVENVERNIHEGLSPREAALKAMGEVTSPIIAITLVLCAVFIPIAFISGLTGQFYRQFALTIAFSTIISAFNSLTLSPALAAILLRSPDAPKDRLTRVIDAVFGPFFRLFNRAFVRGSERYGVGLGGVVRRKTAAMGLYALLLAGTFFAFKAVPPGFVPTQDKQYLVSFAQLPNGATLDRTEEVCREMAEIAMREPGVEHAVSFPGLSINGFMNSSSAGIVFVVLKPFEERTSADLSGEAISRKLQHKYNGLSKAFIAIFPPPPVQGLGTIGGFKLQVEDRTDLGYDALDSAMKAVVAKAAQTPELGATFTSYQTNTPQLQIDVDRTKAEQLGVPVKEVFDTLQVYLGSYYINDFSRFGRTYQVIAQADKSFRAQAGDILGLKTRNDEGRMVPLGAMVRVSDTTGPESAMRYNAFRSADLNGGAAPGYSSGQAQAAITKILKETLPQGMDFEWTDLTFQQEIAGNTAIFVFPICVLLVYLVLAAQYESLFVPLSVILIIPLCLLSAITGVWLTRGDNNIFTQIGLFVLAALACKNAILIVEFARELEMHGRETVDAAVEAARLRLRPILMTSLAFIMGVMPLVTSTGAGAEMRQAMGITVFAGMLGVTLFGLLLTPVFYVLLRTIEKQIRRTR from the coding sequence ATGAACTTTTCCCGTTTCTTCATCGACCGGCCCATCTTTGCTGGTGTCGTTTCCTTCCTGATCTTCCTCGGAGGACTCATCTCGGCCTTCCAACTTCCGATTTCGGAATACCCCGAAGTCGTCCCGGCCACGGTTGTCATTACGGCCCAGTTCCCGGGCGCGAATCCGAAAACCATCGCCGAAACCGTCTCGACGCCGATCGAGGAGCAGGTCAACGGCGTCGAGGGAATGCTCTACATGTATTCCCAGGCGGCGAGCGACGGGACCGTCTCGATCACCGTCACCTTCAAGCTCGGCACCGATCCCGACCTCGCCCAGCAGCGCGTCCAGAGCCGCGTCAATCAGGCCCTGCCCCGCCTCCCCGAAACGACCCAGCGCCTCGGCGTCGTCACGGCGAAGAGTTCCCCCGACCTCACCATGGGCGTCAACATGGTATCGCCTAAGGGCCGCTACGACATCCTCTACCTGCGGAACTACGCCGTCCTCAACGTGAAGGACCAGCTTGCGAAGATCCAGGGCATCGGCCGAATCCAGATGCTCGGCGGGGGCGAGTACGCCATGCGCGTCTGGCTCGATCCCGAGAAGATCGCCGAGCGGGGGCTGACGGCCAACGAGGTCGTCGCTGCGATCCGGAGCCAGAACGTCGATGCCTCGGCGGGGATCGTCGGTGGCCCGCCCTATGACAAGGGGGTCGAGATTCAACTCCCCGCCAACGTCCAGGGACGCCTTCAGACCCCGGAGGAATTCGGGCAGATGATCGTCCGACGCGGCGGAGGCTCGATCACCCGCCTCCGCGACGTCGCCCGCGTCGAAATCGACGCGGCGGAATACGGTCTCCGGTCGCAACTCGACGGGAAGGAGAGCATCGCCCTCGTCATTTTCGCCCTGCCCGGGGCCAACGCCCTCGATATTTCGAATCAGGTCCGGGCGAAAATGGCCGAGCTGAAGAAGAACTTTCCCGACGACGTTGACTACTCGATCGTCTACGACCCGACGAATTTCGTCCGCGCCTCGATCAAGGCCGTCCTCCATACCCTGGTCGAAGCCCTCATCATGGTGGTCATCGTCGTCATCCTCTTCCTCCAGAATTGGCGGGCCTCGGTGATCCCGCTGCTGGCGGTTCCGGTCTCGATCATCGGCACCTTTGCCGTGATGCACTTCTTCGGCGGCTCGATCAACGCGCTCTCCCTCTTCGGTCTGGTGCTGGCTATTGGCATCGTCGTCGATGACGCAATCGTGGTCGTGGAGAACGTCGAACGGAACATCCACGAGGGCCTTTCGCCTCGCGAGGCGGCATTGAAGGCGATGGGTGAGGTGACGAGTCCGATCATCGCGATCACCCTCGTCCTCTGCGCCGTCTTCATTCCGATCGCCTTCATCAGCGGCCTTACCGGCCAATTCTATCGTCAGTTTGCATTGACGATTGCCTTCTCGACGATCATCTCGGCGTTCAATTCGCTCACGCTGAGCCCGGCCCTGGCGGCGATTCTTCTTCGCTCTCCCGATGCGCCGAAGGATCGCCTGACGCGGGTGATCGATGCCGTCTTCGGACCGTTCTTTCGCCTCTTCAACCGGGCTTTTGTCCGGGGATCGGAACGCTACGGCGTGGGACTGGGTGGTGTTGTTCGCCGGAAAACGGCGGCGATGGGGCTCTACGCGCTCCTCCTTGCGGGAACCTTTTTCGCCTTCAAGGCCGTTCCTCCCGGCTTTGTCCCAACGCAGGACAAGCAGTACCTCGTCAGCTTCGCCCAGCTTCCGAACGGGGCGACGCTAGACCGGACCGAGGAGGTCTGCCGCGAAATGGCCGAGATCGCGATGCGGGAACCCGGCGTCGAACACGCCGTTTCGTTCCCGGGACTCTCGATCAACGGCTTCATGAACAGTTCGAGCGCGGGCATTGTCTTCGTCGTTCTCAAGCCTTTCGAAGAGCGGACGAGCGCCGATCTCTCAGGCGAGGCGATCTCCCGCAAGCTCCAGCATAAGTACAATGGCCTCTCGAAAGCCTTCATCGCGATCTTCCCGCCGCCTCCCGTTCAGGGCCTCGGCACCATCGGTGGCTTCAAGCTTCAGGTCGAAGATCGCACCGATCTGGGTTACGACGCTCTCGATTCCGCAATGAAAGCAGTCGTCGCGAAGGCGGCGCAGACCCCCGAACTGGGGGCGACTTTCACCAGCTACCAGACGAATACGCCCCAACTCCAGATCGATGTCGACCGGACGAAGGCCGAACAACTTGGCGTCCCCGTGAAGGAAGTTTTCGACACGCTTCAGGTCTACCTCGGCTCCTATTACATCAACGATTTCAGCCGTTTCGGGCGGACCTACCAGGTCATCGCCCAGGCCGACAAGTCGTTCCGGGCGCAGGCGGGCGACATCCTCGGGCTGAAGACCCGGAACGACGAGGGCCGGATGGTTCCTCTCGGGGCGATGGTTCGCGTCTCCGATACGACCGGCCCCGAGAGCGCCATGCGCTACAACGCCTTCCGCTCTGCCGACCTGAACGGCGGTGCCGCACCGGGCTACTCCAGCGGCCAAGCCCAGGCGGCGATCACGAAGATCCTGAAGGAGACGCTGCCGCAAGGCATGGATTTCGAGTGGACCGACCTGACGTTCCAGCAGGAGATCGCGGGAAACACGGCGATCTTCGTCTTCCCGATCTGCGTCCTCCTCGTCTACCTCGTCCTGGCGGCGCAGTACGAGAGCCTCTTCGTCCCGCTCTCGGTGATCCTCATCATCCCGCTCTGCCTTCTCTCGGCGATCACCGGAGTCTGGCTAACGCGGGGGGACAACAACATCTTTACCCAGATCGGTCTCTTCGTATTGGCCGCTCTGGCATGCAAAAACGCGATCCTGATCGTTGAGTTTGCTAGGGAACTGGAAATGCATGGCAGGGAAACCGTCGATGCCGCCGTCGAGGCAGCCCGTCTGCGGCTGCGCCCGATCCTGATGACGTCGTTGGCATTCATCATGGGCGTCATGCCGCTGGTGACGTCGACGGGAGCCGGTGCCGAGATGCGTCAGGCGATGGGTATTACCGTTTTCGCCGGGATGCTTGGTGTCACCCTCTTCGGCCTACTGCTGACGCCCGTCTTCTATGTTCTTTTACGGACGATCGAGAAGCAGATACGTAGAACCCGATGA
- a CDS encoding SDR family oxidoreductase, with the protein MNLHLKGKKAIVTGGSAGIGLAIAQLLAEEGVEVTIPGRSAKKIDEILAKLPAEILSSISAVEADLTNAEGVKTLAAAVPETDILVNNLGIYDSKEFGAIDDETWFRYFETNVMSGVRLSRHYFPGMLKRNEGRIVFISSEAGAEIHPDMIHYGVTKTSQLALSRGLAELTKGTKVTVNSVLPGPTRSETVDTYMKEWVGKPDATSEEVEKIFFEKRFPGSLLQRMAENREVASLVAYLASPLAAATNGAVLRAEGGILPTLF; encoded by the coding sequence ATGAACCTCCATCTCAAAGGTAAGAAAGCAATTGTCACCGGCGGCTCCGCCGGTATCGGCCTCGCCATCGCCCAACTCCTCGCCGAGGAGGGCGTCGAGGTGACCATCCCCGGCCGCAGCGCGAAGAAGATCGACGAAATCCTCGCCAAGCTCCCTGCCGAAATCCTCTCCTCGATCAGCGCCGTCGAGGCCGACCTCACGAACGCCGAGGGGGTGAAGACGCTCGCGGCGGCGGTTCCCGAGACCGACATCCTCGTGAACAACCTCGGCATCTACGATTCGAAGGAGTTCGGCGCTATCGACGACGAGACCTGGTTCCGTTACTTCGAGACGAACGTCATGAGCGGCGTCCGCCTCTCCCGGCACTACTTCCCGGGCATGCTGAAGCGGAACGAAGGCCGGATCGTCTTCATCTCGAGCGAGGCCGGTGCCGAGATCCATCCCGACATGATCCACTACGGCGTCACGAAGACTTCGCAGCTTGCCCTCTCCCGAGGCCTGGCCGAACTGACGAAGGGAACGAAGGTCACGGTGAACTCGGTCCTCCCCGGGCCGACCCGCTCCGAGACGGTCGATACCTATATGAAGGAATGGGTCGGCAAGCCGGATGCTACTTCTGAAGAGGTCGAGAAGATCTTCTTTGAAAAGCGCTTCCCGGGTTCGCTGCTTCAGCGGATGGCGGAGAACCGCGAGGTCGCGAGCCTCGTCGCCTACCTCGCCAGCCCGCTGGCCGCCGCGACGAACGGCGCCGTCCTCCGAGCCGAAGGCGGCATCCTGCCGACGCTCTTCTGA